In a genomic window of Brassica rapa cultivar Chiifu-401-42 chromosome A10, CAAS_Brap_v3.01, whole genome shotgun sequence:
- the LOC103843876 gene encoding uncharacterized protein At5g50100, chloroplastic, with amino-acid sequence MATRGAAAAFVIWKHRNNPSLRSISSHHFYPIFKPQMIPKGCRYQIRAIQGESVDRGTQSKNNDEPKPKPENWKIKMLYDGDCPLCMREVDMLKERNEEYGTIKFVDISSNDYSPQENQGLNYETVMGQIHAIQSDGNVVTGVEAFRKLYELVGLGWVYSITKFEPIGKVADAVYDIWAKYRLQVTGRPPIEAILEARKKNKVETCGNSKACKT; translated from the exons ATGGCAACGCGAGGAGCTGCTGCTGCGTTCGTAATATGGAAGCACCGAAACAACCCTTCTCTTCGATCGATATCATCGCACCATTTCTATCCCATTTTCAAACCTCAAATGATCCCAAAAG GGTGTAGATATCAAATTAGGGCAATACAAGGAGAAAGTGTTGATCGCGGTACACAATCGAAGAACAACGATgagccaaaaccaaaacctgAGAATTGGAAAATCAAAATGCTTTACGATGGGGATTGCCCTCTCTGTATGCGTGAG GTTGATATGCTTAAGGAAAGGAATGAGGAATATGGAACGATAAAGTTCGTCGACATCAGTTCCAATGATTATTCCCCGCAAGAGAATCAAGGGCTTAATTACGAAACT GTTATGGGGCAAATCCACGCGATTCAGTCCGATGGAAATGTGGTAACGGGTGTGGAG GCATTTAGGAAACTATATGAACTGGTTGGGCTTGGATGGGTTTACTCTATCACTAAATTTGAACCA ATAGGGAAGGTAGCTGATGCAGTGTATGATATCTGGGCTAAGTATCGACTTCAGGTCACAG GGCGGCCACCTATAGAAGCTATTCTTGAAGCGAGAAAGAAAAATAAG GTGGAGACATGTGGTAACAGTAAGGCGTGCAAGACGTGA